Proteins from one Plasmodium relictum strain SGS1 genome assembly, chromosome: 10 genomic window:
- a CDS encoding UDP-N-acetyl glucosamine:UMP antiporter, putative, whose amino-acid sequence MANIKLSTNINKTKYKNNKNDKNIFRNDLFFKATLFVVLTVQSVLTLLMIRIKKIKNINYKLKNESIILMSEIIKFCVSFFFYFNENKFSIKLVSKNIREIIVKEKICMLSLLIPSVLYYIQNIFFFISLSNIPTPLFQLLYQFRILTVVMFSLLILKKKFKNTQILSIIFLFLSLVCLKDYNLNDNHSIYKKETETSLNNNRDKCYLHKEWVDNKLIENTRNKNHLLYFNYKEKSFTSNRALLYFFEESKKRNILQKIMNKNLNKNIFANNKKKFHKIYYINNDIITNSNIDICERDDNICSKGGNNINNYNNKNICHIDNASNNRKFSNIIIGTVTTFLATFTSGFSNVFLEFLYSNCKFPLWFQNMCLSFFTIIISSATKNINLSLIFNKYSKNKFSLNEYEKSYLYKNTKFELFNMKEEKEIENEEILLLQRLKNYFYQYFDSFNEFLYVSFLVFLNSTSGITIAVFIRYIDSISRFFITPISLLINVYISSIYFKDFDFTFNFFISLIFIFLSLFLYSKKNY is encoded by the coding sequence atggcaaatataaaattgtcaacaaatattaataaaactaaatataaaaataataaaaatgataaaaatatatttaggaatgatttattttttaaagcaACATTATTTGTTGTGCTAACAGTACAGTCTGTTTTAACTTTATTAATGATaagaataaagaaaattaaaaacataaattataaattaaaaaatgaaagcaTAATATTAATGtcagaaataataaaattttgtgtttctttttttttttattttaatgaaaataaatttagcATAAAACTAGTCAGCAAAAACATAAGGGAAATAATCGTGAAAGAGAAGATATGTATgctttctttattaattccaagtgttttatattatattcaaaatatatttttttttatatctctATCGAATATCCCAACCCCCTTATTTCAGTTGTTATATCAATTTAGAATTTTAACAGTGGTAATGTTtagtttattaattttaaaaaaaaaatttaaaaatactcAAATActttctattatatttttatttttatctttggTGTGTTTGAAggattataatttaaatgataatcattctatatataaaaaggaaaCAGAGACatctttaaataataatagagATAAATGTTATTTACATAAAGAATGGGTGGATAATAAGTTAATAGAAAATACAAGGaataaaaatcatttattatattttaactataaagaaaaatcatTTACTAGTAATAGAgcattattatatttttttgaagaaagtaaaaaaagaaatatacttcaaaaaattatgaataaaaacctcaataaaaatatttttgcaaataataaaaaaaaatttcataaaatttattatataaataatgatattataACTAATAGCAACATTGATATTTGTGAAAGAGATGATAATATTTGTAGTAAAGGTGgcaataatattaataattataataataaaaatatttgtcaTATTGATAACGCTagtaataatagaaaatttagTAATATTATAATCGGAACAGTAACCACTTTCTTAGCTACATTTACAAGTGGATTCTCAAATgtatttttagaatttttgTATTCTAATTGTAAATTTCCATTATGGTTTCAGAACATGTGCTTATCTTTTTTTACCATAATAATAAGTTCAGCAACAAAGAATATAAATctatcattaatttttaataagtacTCTAAAAATAAGTTTTCATTAAATGAGTACGAGAAaagttatttatataaaaacacgaaatttgaattatttaatatgaaggaagaaaaagagatagaaaatgaagaaattttattattacaaagattgaaaaactatttttatcaatattttgattcatttaatgaatttttatatgtgtcttttttagtttttttaaaCAGTACTAGTGGGATAACAATTGCAGTTTTTATTAGATATATTGACAGTATTTCACGATTTTTCATAACTCCTATTAGTTTATTAATTAATGTTTATATAtcttctatatattttaaagattttgattttacttttaatttttttatttcattaatatttattttcctttccttatttctttattctaaaaaaaattattaa
- the ALP2b gene encoding actin-like protein, putative has translation MDAYNDILSIVVDLGFENTKIGYAGDENPLNVFSSNVGVPLDLYEKIENEIYKKCLCSKEEFHQFNLIYPLSYLEALENVKVKPCLYLDNKNYFNINEDVFERILFMNVTGDRYIFKLFEKRIKEYVGDKLYKQSDIGNEFVHISEENNINENKCEELNDANENYQNNINNSNENIITNENDVDNKGIKKEKSNEKESCEIDTGNQNSLNRKNDNKICENNNNERQINESNIEDKLSVLIEWANRNSYFDFDLIENKLIDINSIKNMINKYNNVSCGYNENIEAFSYLLSLPNKRNKQIKIKIAELLFEKYKTPAIHLNAKSVLSGFAYNKNICSVVDIGSCYSDFSFCNEGIVDEKNYKIYNIGGNTIDLFLEELLEKYNKQYCIPYYEYYKKNRKLYNKENIHLSYYNKAKYNPLKDLKTYICEVADNENKISDAKNMNFNEYMEIYILPDGQNINISHFTNIAPEILFTPSLLNDTKLVDHLDNLFTKGEKFEGISATLFNLLKNVKSLKYRNELANNIILTGSSTLFNNFNQRFTKEFNQLDMNSNYEFQNFQVLNQGKFYKQYSSWIGGSILSSFKNFNSFFVTRKEYEEYGFDIINRKC, from the coding sequence atggATGCATACAACGATATTTTAAGTATAGTCGTTGATTTAGGATTTGAAAATACGAAAATCGGATATGCCGGAGATGAAAATCCTCTAAATGTTTTTAGCTCTAATGTTGGTGTTCCATTagatttatatgaaaaaatagaaaatgaaatttataaaaaatgctTATGCTCAAAAGAAGAATTTCatcaatttaatttaatttatcccTTATCTTATTTAGAAGCTTTAGAAAATGTTAAAGTTAAACCTTGTTTATATCTTGATAATAAGAATTATTTTAACATAAATGAAGATGTTTTTGAgagaattttatttatgaatGTTACTGGAgatagatatatatttaagttgtttgaaaaaagaataaaagaaTACGTTGGTGATAAGCTATACAAGCAATCTGATATAGGGAATGAATTTGTTCATATTAGTGAAGAAaacaatataaatgaaaataaatgtgAAGAATTAAATGATGCAAATGAGaattatcaaaataatataaataatagtaatgaaaatattataacaaatgaaaatgatgtAGATAATAaaggaataaaaaaagaaaaaagtaacGAAAAAGAGTCATGTGAAATTGACACAGGTAACCAAAATAgtttaaatagaaaaaacgataataaaatatgcgaaaataataataatgagaGACAAATAAACGAAAGCAATATAGAGGATAAATTGAGTGTATTGATAGAATGGGCTAATAGAAATAGTTATTTTGATTTTGATTTAATTGAGAATAAATTAATTGATATTAATAGCATAAAGAATatgataaataaatataataatgttAGTTGTGGCTATAATGAGAACATAGAAGCTTTTTCGTATTTATTATCTCTAcctaataaaagaaataagcaaataaaaataaaaatagccgagttattatttgaaaaatataaaactcCTGCTATTCATCTAAATGCAAAATCTGTTTTAAGTGGATTtgcatataataaaaacatctGCTCAGTTGTAGATATTGGTTCATGTTATTCAGACTTCTCTTTTTGTAATGAGGGAATAgttgatgaaaaaaattataaaatttataatataggTGGTAATACTATCGATCTCTTTTTAGAAGAATTACtggaaaaatataataaacaaTATTGTATTCCTTACtatgaatattataaaaaaaatagaaagttatataataaagaaaacatTCATTTATCTTATTACAATAAAGCAAAATATAATCCtttaaaagatttaaaaacTTATATATGTGAAGTAGcagataatgaaaataaaatcagCGATgcaaaaaatatgaattttaatgaatatatgGAAATATATATCTTACCAGATGGGcaaaacataaatattagTCATTTTACTAATATAGCACCTGAAATATTGTTTACACCTTCTTTATTAAATGATACAAAATTAGTTGATCATTTAGataatttatttacaaaagGAGAAAAATTTGAAGGAATATCTGCTACTttgtttaatttattaaaaaatgtcaAATCCCttaaatatagaaatgaattagcaaataatattattttaactGGATCATCtactttatttaataatttcaacCAAAGATTTACTAAAGAATTTAATCAATTAGATATGAATAGTAATTATgaatttcaaaattttcaaGTTTTAAATCAAGGTAAGTTCTATAAACAATACTCTTCATGGATAGGAGGTAGTATCTTGTCAtcctttaaaaattttaattcattttttgttACAAGAAAGGAATATGAAGAATACGGTTTTGatattattaatagaaaatgctaa
- the MSH6 gene encoding DNA mismatch repair protein MSH6, putative, with translation MPEANKENSSCPSYSNKKQSSILSFFKTNNTKVKKNEVTTNDLNNKLDVGKGNNGNENKVCSNIEDKNENCLNNDNKNTNDNNDNNDKKIVELNSKLNMLDNFTSNTEKNNEEKNSKMHNMLFDNDNNKNDAIYNKEYIPNEESSTEDDIIIKKKRKIVLDASSEDAIDNKQKEQIKNINNKGVDGKLSNLLYQPNEKIEETVFNENRSNDIKYIQKRKGEDTKKSQELDFLRNKYLSLPISMTNDKFRLYIEQYFLYCNTFEFPKWIQPQYIRDSNLNNPESPNYDCTTMWTPPPDHKWALEYKQAHYTPGMQQFWKIKAKNFDKIIFFKMGRFYEIFYIDACFMHTICGLNWMGGEQKPHLGFPEQSLHFYAKKVINSGHKVVVIEQMETPKEMEQRNKECSGPKDKAIKREINEIYTKGTILHDNMLTAETKYLVCFYFDEIEEVDDSNSQSKTKCNFGFVVSDIATSYIAVGYCNDDESRIELRTILAQLCPAEILYCSKNINKEVLSIFKNIATSPELTSLNNFPNIISSFDEINKYFENMPQSLEIYKEQNSVICAFGGFIVYLRSLLLDKKIFKFCKVEHYDLFKKENYMILDATALKHLEILETQSGDTKNSLYDYVNKTCTNFGARNLRRWICSPLLDCKKINERLDVVDFLRKNEHILSLIRLKLKKLPDIERLLNKICIQASQSERGAVFFDNIVNTKLREFVTFLNAFKEIDTLLKEINTIDKDEELPSRLFEICNTPDNKRNDLKGSFPDIENITNEFLQKIEFDGEKEYKPAEGCDEIIDQINKKEKDIENQLNQILNNMKKYLKIPTLKFVHAKYKYEVECPDNVPKSFLKEVEITSAKKGYVRVQNEEIKNYVEMLDDIEQEKKDAIYPFFQKIFQLFYAHYEKYVSASRLIAELDCLQAFSYVALNTSFSLTRPLLHPICYDNKEKEKNINKEEKVGETQNSQSIPSSSDNKKPILILENNIHPVVATLMPNFISNNIYMGCDQEEQSTLLLTGPNMGGKSTLLRQTAISVILAQIGAFVPSTYCELTIVDKIFTRLGSSDNLFEGKSTFLVELEDISNLLKQSTKYSLAILDELGRGTSSFDGTAIALSTLEQISDVIKCRCIFSTHYHLLVEEVKHNRNISNYHMSLSIDDEQEKIIFLYKFIKGVCPKSFGIHIAKLAGLPKEIIDLAHEKSILFENVTDEFCKIIKYKNIIRSLLNASDDQTLATLFHKFKKDFS, from the coding sequence atgCCTGAAgctaataaagaaaattcttCATGTCCTTCCTACTCAAATAAAAAACAGTCATCTATTTTAAgcttttttaaaacaaacaacactaaagtaaaaaaaaatgaagtaactacaaatgatttaaataataaattagatgtaggaaaaggaaataacggaaatgaaaataaagtatGTAGCAATATagaagataaaaatgaaaattgtttaaataatgataataaaaatactaacgataataatgataataatgataaaaaaatagttgaATTAAATTCAAAATTAAATATGTTGGATAACTTTACATCTAATACAGAAAAGAATAATGAAGAGAAAAATAGTAAGATGCATAATATGCTTTttgataatgataataataaaaacgatgcaatttataataaagagTATATTCCCAATGAAGAATCAAGTACAGAAGatgatattattataaaaaagaagagaaaAATTGTTCTTGACGCATCAAGTGAAGATGCAATTGATAATAAACAAAAggaacaaattaaaaatataaataacaaaGGAGTTGATGGCAAATTAAGCAATTTATTGTATCAaccaaatgaaaaaatagagGAAACAGTATTCAATGAAAATAGATCCAATGATATAAAGtatatacaaaaaagaaaaggagaGGATACAAAAAAATCACAAGAATTAGATTTTCTAAGAAACAAATATTTAAGTCTACCAATTAGTATGACTAATGACAAATTCCGATTATATATAGAACAGTACTTTTTGTATTGTAATACTTTTGAGTTTCCTAAATGGATACAACCACAATATATCAGAGATAGTAATCTCAATAACCCTGAAAGTCCTAATTATGACTGCACAACAATGTGGACTCCCCCACCTGATCACAAGTGGGCATTGGAATATAAACAAGCTCATTATACTCCAGGTATGCAGCAATTTTGGAAAATCAAGGctaaaaattttgataaaataatattttttaaaatgggaaggttttatgaaatattttatattgatGCTTGCTTTATGCATACTATATGTGGATTGAATTGGATGGGTGGAGAGCAAAAGCCGCATTTAGGATTTCCTGAGCAGTCATTACATTTTTATgcaaaaaaagttattaatAGTGGACATAAGGTTGTTGTAATTGAACAAATGGAAACCCCTAAAGAAATGGAACAGAGAAATAAGGAGTGTTCAGGGCCAAAAGATAAAGCTATTAAAAGagaaattaatgaaatatatacaaaaggAACAATATTACATGATAATATGCTAACAGCTGAAACAAAATATTTagtttgtttttattttgatgAAATAGAAGAAGTAGATGATTCCAATAGCCAATCAAAAACTAAATGTAATTTTGGATTTGTAGTCAGCGATATTGCTACTTCATATATTGCAGTAGGATATTGCAATGACGATGAATCGAGAATCGAATTGAGAACAATTCTTGCTCAGTTATGTCCTGCAGAGATTCTATATTgttctaaaaatattaataaagaagttttatctatttttaaaaatattgcCACTTCTCCTGAATTAACTAGTTTAAACAACTTTCCTAATATAATTTCGTCTTTtgatgaaattaataaatattttgaaaatatgCCCCAAAGcttagaaatatataaagaacaAAATAGTGTAATTTGCGCATTTGGAGGATTTATTGTTTATTTGAgatcattattattagataagaaaatttttaaattctgcAAAGTAGAACATTAcgatttatttaaaaaagaaaattatatgataTTAGATGCAACCGCGCTAAAACATTTAGAAATATTAGAAACTCAGTCAGGAGATAcaaaaaattcattatatGATTATGTGAACAAAACATGTACTAATTTCGGTGCTCGTAATTTAAGAAGGTGGATATGCAGCCCCTTACTAGAttgcaaaaaaattaatgaacgGTTAGATGTTGTagattttttaagaaaaaatgagCACATTTTGTCTTTAATTAgattaaaattaaagaaattacCTGATATAGAAAGACTTTTAAACAAAATTTGCATTCAAGCATCACAAAGTGAACGAGGTGCtgttttttttgataatattGTAAACACAAAATTAAGAGAATTTGTAACCTTTTTAAATGCATTTAAAGAAATAGATACTTTATTAAAGGAAATAAATACTATAGACAAAGATGAAGAATTACCATCTCGTCTTTTCGAAATATGTAATACACCtgataataaaagaaacGATTTAAAAGGGTCTTTTCCagatatagaaaatattacCAATGAATTTTTGCAAAAAATTGAGTTTGATGGAGAAAAGGAATATAAACCTGCTGAAGGTTGTGATGAAATAATTGAtcagataaataaaaaagaaaaagatattgAAAATCAGTTAAATCAAATATTAAacaatatgaaaaaatatttgaaaatacCTACTTTGAAGTTTGTTCATGCGAAATATAAGTATGAAGTAGAGTGTCCTGACAATGTACCtaaatcttttttaaaagaagtTGAAATTACTTCCGCTAAAAAAGGTTATGTTAGAGTccaaaatgaagaaataaaaaattatgtagaAATGCTAGATGATATTGagcaagaaaaaaaagatgctatttatcctttttttcaaaaaatatttcaattattttatgctcattatgaaaaatatgtatCCGCAAGCAGATTAATTGCAGAATTAGATTGTTTGCAAGCATTTTCATATGTAGCTTTAAATACTTCTTTCTCATTAACTAGACCTTTATTACATCCAATATGTTatgataataaagaaaaggagaaaaacataaataaagAAGAGAAAGTAGGAGAAACACAAAATTCTCAAAGCATTCCTAGTAGtagtgataataaaaaaccaattttaattttagaaaataatattcatCCTGTCGTTGCTACATTAATGcctaattttatttcaaataatatttacATGGGATGCGATCAGGAAGAACAATCTACTTTGTTATTAACAGGACCAAATATGGGAGGTAAAAGTACCTTATTACGTCAAACAGCTATTTCTGTTATTTTAGCACAAATAGGTGCATTTGTTCCCAGTACATATTGTGAATTAACTATTGTcgataaaatttttactaGGTTAGGATCAAGTGATAACTTATTTGAAGGAAAAAGTACCTTCTTAGTAGAGTTAGAAGatatttctaatttattaaaacaaaGTACAAAATATAGCTTAGCTATACTAGATGAATTAGGAAGAGGAACATCTTCCTTTGATGGAACAGCAATTGCTTTATCTACCTTAGAACAAATATCGGATGTAATTAAATGTAGGTGTATTTTTTCAACACACTATCATTTACTGGTAGAAGAAGTTAAGcataatagaaatatatcCAACTATCATATGAGTTTAAGTATTGATGATgaacaagaaaaaattatatttttgtataaatttataaaaggaGTGTGCCCCAAATCATTTGGTATTCATATAGCTAAATTAGCTGGACTTCcaaaagaaataattgaTTTAGCACATGAAAAATCaatattatttgaaaatgTAACAGATgaattttgtaaaattataaaatataaaaatattatacgTTCTTTATTAAATGCAAGTGATGACCAAACTTTAGCTACATTATTTCATAAATTCAAAAAggatttttcttaa